Part of the Pantoea alfalfae genome, TTCGACCCTGACCGGTCCAGTAACGGACCAGGCCATTTTCATCGGTGTAACGGTATTTGGCCGGACGTTTCGCGCGTTTCTTTGTACCGGTTGCGGAAGGCGATGCGCTATTTACCAGCTCCGCTGGGTTAATGCCTTCTTCCAGCAACAGCTCCTGGTAAAACGCCAGTTTCTCCGCTTTTTCACGGGCTTCTGCTGCCCGCGCGTTTTCCTCATCACGACGCTCATTTACTACGGTCTCTAATTTCTGGCGCAACTCTTCGAGCATATCCAGAGCCATATTGCGCGCCTCTGCACGAAGCGTGCGGATATTATTCAGGCTGCTCAGGTTCTTATTCATAAATTTCCTCAAATATCCAGGCTAATCAATAAAGTGCAAATTATTCAGCCAGCAAGGGTAACATTTACGTGCCTGCGAATTGAAGCTTAAATGTGGATTTATTCGCTAGTAATGCTGCACTATGAACACTGATTGAGCCAGTTAAGGTGAGGATTTAAGCGAATTCTGCTGTTTTAATGCAGATTGTCATTATCGAAGCGGGATTGCGGGATTTGCATTTTTGCTTTTGATTAACTGTGCTTAAATCAGTCAACCGGGTTTATTAAGGACAGGCATGAAGTTTCGCCGTAAAAACGATGGTCCTGCGCCAGAAATTTCACCGCTGCTGAGAAGCATAATGCTTTCAGGTGTATTACTCACTGTGGCGGTAATTGGATTAAATGTGTGGACGCTGCGGGAAGACTGGAATGAAACCGTCCGTAAAGCTGAGGATACGGCCGTGAATCTCTCACTTTCGCAGGCGCGGCAGGCTGACGATACGTTTCTGCAAACCGAACTTTCATTGCGCGAAGTACAACGTGAGCTTGAAAAGCAGCTCGCCACCACCGGTGCAGAGGGTAAGGCATTGAGTCAGACGATGCATCTCTTGCAGAGCCATCTGCCGCAACTTCACGGTCTGTTCTACTATGATGAGCGCGGCCGGTGGATAGCGACCTCGATGAGCAGGATACCGCCAGGTGTTGATAATTCCGATCGTGAGTATTTCGATTATCATCGTGCCAGCCCGCGCAATAACCTGCATATCGGCCCGGTCATTCGCAGCCGCACCACGCACGAACTGGTAATTCCGGTTACCCTGCGGGTCAACGATGCTTACAACGGTTTTAAGGGTGTATTGCTCGCCACCGTTAAAGTGGACTACTTTCGCCGTTTCTACAGCTACTACGAACTCAGTGATGGCGATGTGCTGGTGCTGATGCTGGCAGACAGTACGGTGCTTTACGCCCGGCCGATGCCCGATAGCTACATCGGCAAAAATCTTTCAGTGAGTCCGCTGTTCCTGAAGATCCTGGCCAATTCGGATAAAGGAAGCGGTCAATGGACGGCTGCGCTTGATGGTAAAAAGCGCATCTTCGGTTTTGTCCGCTCACAGCGATATCCGCTGGTGGTAGCCGCGGGCTACGATAAGCGTGCCCTCTTTAACTACTGGCTTAAGAGCTGGGTACAGGATCTGATTCTGAGTCTGGCTCTGCTACTTGTTATTCTTTTACTGGGTGCGTTTGTGCTGCGTCAGGTGCGCCATACGCTGCGTTATCAGCGTGAGCTGACACGATTACGCGATGAACTGACAGCAGCGAATCGCTCCCTGGAAAATCAGGCACAGAGTGACGGGCTGACAGGGGTTGCTAACCGTCGCCATTTCGACCACATGCTGACAGAAAGCCTGCTGAATGCGGAGCTGAGTGGCATGCCCGTGTCACTGATTCTGTTTGATATCGACTATTTTAAACGTTACAACGACACTTACGGTCATGTAGCCGGTGACGACTGTCTGAAAAAAGTGGCCACCGTTCTGAAACACGCCGCCCGGCGCAAAAACGAACTCACAGCCCGCTATGGCGGCGAAGAGTTTGCCATCATTTTGTCTGAACAACCGCTGTCCGCTGCGCTGGACCTGGCGGAGTCCATCATCGCAGCCGTCAATCTGCTCACTATTCCGCATATGACCACTGAGCTGCCGCAAAAGCACATTACCCTGAGTGCAGGCTGTGCCATGTATCTGGCTACTGATTCACAGCAGGGGAAACAGGCGCTGATAGAGCGTGCGGATGAGGCCTTGTATCGTGCGAAACGGGCAGGGCGCAACCGGGTGATGTGTGAAAAGCGCCCGGCTCAGCACGCGTGATCAAATTCTGAACTGCACCTGTGGCACGGTAATCGCTCAACCTCAACAGGGAGCGATCATGTCAGACGATACCGGTTTCACTCATCTTGCTTTACAGGTATGTGATTTAGAAAAAAGCGTAGATTTTTATCATCGTTATGCCGGGATGCAGGTAATACATC contains:
- a CDS encoding H-NS family histone-like protein; translation: MNKNLSSLNNIRTLRAEARNMALDMLEELRQKLETVVNERRDEENARAAEAREKAEKLAFYQELLLEEGINPAELVNSASPSATGTKKRAKRPAKYRYTDENGLVRYWTGQGRTPSVIKAAIENGQSLDDFLL
- a CDS encoding sensor domain-containing diguanylate cyclase; amino-acid sequence: MKFRRKNDGPAPEISPLLRSIMLSGVLLTVAVIGLNVWTLREDWNETVRKAEDTAVNLSLSQARQADDTFLQTELSLREVQRELEKQLATTGAEGKALSQTMHLLQSHLPQLHGLFYYDERGRWIATSMSRIPPGVDNSDREYFDYHRASPRNNLHIGPVIRSRTTHELVIPVTLRVNDAYNGFKGVLLATVKVDYFRRFYSYYELSDGDVLVLMLADSTVLYARPMPDSYIGKNLSVSPLFLKILANSDKGSGQWTAALDGKKRIFGFVRSQRYPLVVAAGYDKRALFNYWLKSWVQDLILSLALLLVILLLGAFVLRQVRHTLRYQRELTRLRDELTAANRSLENQAQSDGLTGVANRRHFDHMLTESLLNAELSGMPVSLILFDIDYFKRYNDTYGHVAGDDCLKKVATVLKHAARRKNELTARYGGEEFAIILSEQPLSAALDLAESIIAAVNLLTIPHMTTELPQKHITLSAGCAMYLATDSQQGKQALIERADEALYRAKRAGRNRVMCEKRPAQHA